The DNA segment CGCTCAGGTTCAGCCATTCCAACAGATGTGCTTCCACAGTCTTTACCTCTCGCCCGTCACCCTTGTTGTCGGGTGATCGGACCTTCTCTTATTGGTGGGGGGCAAGGATCAACCGCTCATCCTCTTTGAAAAAATGCTCATCGCAGTTATTGCCTGTGCCACTGCGATCAACCACCAGGAAGTCATCCCGCTTTTCGATCGTCAGCACCGGGTGGTGCCAGACGCCGCGATGGTAATTAATGCCCTGCCTGCCGTTGGTGACGAAGGCGCGGACCAAGCCTGATACAGGTGCATCGCCAATGGGCGCGACCACGATCAGAAAGGGGTTGCCGAGCAGCGGAATAAAGGCCTGGCTGCCCAGCGGGTGTCTTTCCAGCATGCACACGGTCAGCGGCATGTCCTGCGCGTCGGCGCGGAAGATGCTGATGATGGCGTGATCTTCTGGCGTGGCGGTTTCAACCGTCGCCAGTTTATGAAAGCGCATGGTCGAGCCGTTGTTGATCATGAAGTGATCGCTGCCATCGGTTTCGATAACGTCTCCGAAAGGGGCGAAGGCTTCTTTGGTCAAGGGTTCGATCATCAGTGTGCGCATGGCTGTCTTCTTATCCGAATGCTGTGTTGTTGGGGCTGTTGCTATCGCGGGCAAGCCCGCTCCCACATTTGGAATGCATTCCCCTGTGGGAGCGGGCTTGCCCGCGATTGGGTTCACTGCTTACTTAGCGACCTTGCCGAACACCCGCAGGCGGCTTACACCACCGTCCGGGAACACGTTGAGGCGGATGTGGGTGATCGGACCCAGCGCCTTGATCTGCTCGGCGAAGGTGTGTTCGGCGTGCATTTCCAGCTTCTGTGCTGGCAGCAGTTCACGCCAGAACAGCGATTGGGTTTCGATCTGGCTGTCGGTACCGCCCTTGACGAACGCGCCCTGGATCGAGCACGTGTCCGGGTAGTTGCCCTTGAAGTGCAGAGTGTCGACCACTACTTTGTCGATCTCGCCGGCATGCCCCAGCGCGACGATTACCCAGTCATTGCCTGGCGTGCGA comes from the Pseudomonas shahriarae genome and includes:
- a CDS encoding ureidoglycolate lyase, yielding MRTLMIEPLTKEAFAPFGDVIETDGSDHFMINNGSTMRFHKLATVETATPEDHAIISIFRADAQDMPLTVCMLERHPLGSQAFIPLLGNPFLIVVAPIGDAPVSGLVRAFVTNGRQGINYHRGVWHHPVLTIEKRDDFLVVDRSGTGNNCDEHFFKEDERLILAPHQ